DNA from Evansella sp. LMS18:
GTAGCGACTTCCGCTGGTAAATTCACTTATAAAGTAAAACGTGTGAGAATTGTTGATGAGGACGACAGGACGGTAATTGTTCCAAGACCAAGGGCTACATTAACGGTAACCACCTGTTATCCATTTAACTTCATCGGAAGCGCGCCTGAGCGCTATGTCCTGGAAGCTGTCCTGATTAAAACTGAATAGTATTGAAGGCACTGTTCAAAAAAGAGCAGTGCTTTTTTTTCTGATGTGCTAGAATTTAAATAGTAGTTTTTATTTGAAAGGGGGAGGAAGAATGACAGGAGAATTAAAATCAATATGGGTTAAGAGAATGAAGGGTGGCCCGATGGATCCGGCAGAAAAGGCAGAGCTGGTGGAGAACAGAGGGATCGTGAATAATGCAGACCAGGGAAGGAAAAGGCAGGTTACCATCATCGAAGAAGAAGTTTGGAATGAACTGATGGAAAAACTCGGCGGTTCTCTTGATCCGTCGGCAAGGCGAGCGAACCTGCTTGTATCAGGTGTGGCCCTGAAGAACAGCCGGGGCAAGACCTTAAAAGTCGGTGAATGTGAAATTGAGATTTATGGAGAAACAAAGCCGTGTGAGCAAATGGATGAAGCTCTGCCAGGTTTGAAGGATGCCATGTTTCCTGACTGGAAGGGCGGCGCATTCGGTATCGTAAAAAATGATGGAGCCATTCAAGTTGGCGACTCCGTTGTGCTCATTGAAAAATAGTTGTACATATTGAACATGCATGCCGGTAGAGGCTCCGGAATGCATGTTTTTTTATGTCTAACCCGGGCAGCTTCAATCCAAATTAAAAGTAATGCGCTTGAAATGAAGTTTGAAAAAAGGGAACTTTTTCCTTCTTGCTTCGTAAATAGTCATCAAGGAGATCACTAAAAAGGAGGCGGTGCAAATGAACAGGCTTGAAGAAATAAGAAAGTATGAGGTTTATTCGGCAAACTTTGTAACGGCAGCCTTATTTGCCGCTGCCGCGTGGTATGTTCTTCAGCCTGCCGCTTCATTTCATGTAATGGCGCTGCTTATCTTTGCCTTCACATTGGCTGGAGCAATATATGATTTATTGTCTGTTAAGTTTAATTTGAAGGTGTTTGGCTGGTCCCGGGAACTTGAAGACCTTGAGAAAAGATATATCAGTGACTTGAGGAAAAAGCGCACTAAAAGCGGCTTTGGTAAGCTGGTAGGAGCGCTTCTTGCCTGGATTTCAGCAGTAAGTTTCCCGACTGAAAATCCGCTGGGGGAAAATATTATCTATCTTTTGTTACTCGCATACGCCATTACTATGCTTACTTACAATATTGAACTAAAAAACCGGATTGGTAAACTAAAAGAAAAGATCGATGCTTCCGCCACCCATGGGATGAAATAAGAAAACGGACAAAGGAGTCACTTTGTCCGTTTTAAACAATATTGACGTTACTGTTATCCTGCTGCTTTTTCTGCACCTTTAGCAGCTTTATAATGATTTTCAAAGTAATCATTCGTTTCTCTTACAACAACTTTGCTTAATAAAATTAATGCAATTAAGTTAGGAATCATCATAAGCGCGTTTGCCATGTCTGCGAAAGCCCATACCGTTGTTAAGTTTGCCACAGCACCGACACCGCACGCAAAAATATAAACTGCTCTGTAACCGAAAATTCCTTTTGTGCCAACGAGGTATTCAAAGCATTTCTCACCGTATACATACCAGCCTACAATCGTTGAGAAACCAAAGAATATAATAGAGAAGGCAACAATGTATTCCCCCACCATTCCAAGAACAGAGGCAAAGGCAGCACCGGTTAATGCTCCCCCTTCTAAGTGAGCAGGGTGCTCAACTCCGGAAATTAATCCGCCGGTAGGATCCCAGAAACCGGATATAATTAATACAAGTCCTGTCATTGTACATACAACGATGGTAACGATAAATGTTCCTGTCATTGCAACCAATGCCTGTTTTACAGGATGGTCTGTTTTTGCATTACCTGCAATGAGAGCAGCAGTACCGAGACCAGCTTCGTTGGAGAAAATTCCCCTTGCCACACCGTTTCTGATGGCTTCAGCAACAAGGACTCCGACAAATCCTCCTGTCGCAGCAACTGGATTAAAAGCATAATAGAAGATCATTTGGAAAGCAGGAATGATCTGATCGTAATTAATTCCAAGAATAAGCAGGGAGCCTCCGATGTACAGGATAGCCATTACAGGCACAAACACGCCTGCTACTGTACTAATTCTTTTCAGCCCGCCAAAGATAATCAAACCTGCTAACAGAGATAAAATAATTGCAGTAGTAATATTATTAATTCCAAAAGAAGTTTCCATGACGCCGGCAATTGTATTAGACTGGACGCTGTTACCGATGCCTAAAGCAGCAAAAGCACCAAAAAGGGCGAAAGCTACTGCGAGCCATTTGAATTTTCGGCCCAGGCCACGTTCCACATAATACATAGGACCGCTGGAATATTCTCCGTTTGCATTTTTAACACGGTATTTCATCGCGAGCAGTGCCTCTGAATATTTTGTCGCCATTCCTAAAAGTCCGACAATCCACATCCAGAACATTGCACCTGGCCCGCCGATTGCAATGGCGGTTGCTACTCCGGCAATATTACCGTTTCCAATCGTTCCGGCAAGAGCTGTCATAAGTGCTTTAAAATTACTTACATCCCCTTCATCGCCAGCCTTAGCATTCCCTTCTTTAGTAAAACCAAGTTTAAAGGCATATAACAGCTTGCTGAACTGAAGTCCCTTAAGCATTACAGTAAGCAGCAAACCTGTTCCAAAAAGCAGAACTAAGCTTGGTGTGCCCCATAGGTAACTGTTAATAGTATCAAGAATTGGCAGAATGTCCATGTGTTTCCTCCTTGTTGTGTTGATAGCGCTTTCATATGGGCTGTAAAAAATTCTACCATTATTTTTGGTGTTTTATTATTGTTAAATAATTAAAACGTTATTGGTTTTGTTTGTGGATATCGACAAATTGAGGTATTGTTGTAAGAGGAGTTCAGTTTGTTAACCGGGTATTATTTTAATATAAAATATATTATATCCTTGGTTTTTAATAAATGTTGCAAGAAAATACACCTATAAACTATATTTACTTTTTCGGTTATACTGAGTAGTAACAGCAGATAATATTTAAATTTCTTCCCAGCCATTCTTGTGGCATATATTACATAACTTGTTTGGTTATTAAATTTGCGGTGAACTTTGCTGTAAAAGTTCGACGCTCAGATTACAAAGAGAATTCAGCTACAGAGATAAAAGGAGTTAATTAATATGGAAGAAAATCCATTTTGGGGCAGCGGGAACCTTGAAAACCTTGCGGATAACTTGAGAGATATGCTGCATTGCCCTGTGACAATTGAGGATGTGAATCACCGGTTGCTCTCCTACAGTTCTCATGACAGCCACACTGATACCGCCCGGATTAATACGATTATTCAGCGGCGAGTACCTGAAAAAGTGATTAATAGGCTGTGGCAGGAAGGGATTATCCTGAAATTGATGCAGAGTGGAGAACCTTTAAGAATAAACGGTATAGAGGACATTGGGCTCGGAAACCGGGTTGCGGTATCAATCAGGAAAAATAATGAAGTAATCGGCTATATATGGGTAGTGGATGAAGAGGCTAAACTTTCTGATGAGCAGCTGAATTTGCTGAAAATGGCTGCAGATTCCGCCAGATCTGAATTAATGCAGATACATGCACGGAAAAAAAAGAAACAGGAAGGCTATCAGGATTTCCTATGGCAGCTTTTAAGCGGGCATTTTACCACCCATGAAGCTGTGGAAGAAAAGTTCCGTCAGCTGAACCTGGAGATACCGGCAAGTTATGCAGCGGTGGTTTTTAAATTTAAAGAAGATATCAGCAATAAAATTGAACAGAGGATAGGGTACATTTTTAAAATGAATCAACATGTTAAAGTCAGCTTTTTTGTGGTTGTGCAAAGAGAAATCATATTAATTGTTTCTCCTTATATGAACAATCAGGCGCTTTCTGAGAAAGAGGTGTCGGGTTTTATCCGTTTTTTCAAAGAGGAAATGATGGAGAAGTTCAATGCGCAAGACATACTGGGGGCTTCGGGGTCTGTTTATGAAGAGTTAAATAAGGCGGTGAAAAGTTACCAGGAAACGCAGGAAGTCATTCGGCTGAGTGAAAGGTTTCCATCAGAATTAAAAGGTGTAAGTTCCTATCCGGAACTGGGAATCCTTCGCTATCTTGATGTAATTTTTGAGAAAAAAATCAAAGAAGGATATGAGCATCCCGCAATTGAAAAACTTGTTAAATACGACAAACAAAATAAAACAAATTTACTTGAGACACTGGAAGTTTTTATTAACAATGACAGTAACGTAAATGACGCTGCTAAAGTTCTTCATGTACATATGAACACGTTAAATTACAGAATCAAAAGAATCGCGGCTATAGCAGACATTAACCTTAAAAATACCAATGAAAAAATGTCCTTATATTTAGATATGAAGCTTAGACGGCTCGAAGAAAGCACCCGTTTGTAGAATTTAACAAACAGGTGCTTTTAAATTTTTTCTTCTTCACAATGAAAAATGAATGCAGGAGAAATATACTTGAGCTATGTAAAAGTTTATTAGAGGAATACGCACTGAGAAAAGTGTAAGCGTTTAACGTAATGCAGTCAGCCTCTAAGCAGATACTTTATGGAAGGATGATATAAATGTTAATTGGAGTACCTAAAGAAATTAAAAATAATGAAAACCGAGTTGCCATCACACCGGCAGGAGTAGTTGCTTTTGTAAAAGCCGGTCATGAAGTAATCGTAGAAACAACTGCAGGAATCGGCAGTGGATTTACAGATGAAGACTATCAGGAGGCTGGAGCAAAAATAGGTGCAAGTGCTGCGGAAGCCTGGGCGGCGGAAATGGTTATGAAGGTAAAGGAACCTCTTGCTTCAGAGTACGATTATTTCCGTGAAGGACTTATTTTGTTTACGTATCTGCACCTGGCGGCAGAGCCAGAGCTTGCTGAAGCTTTAACTAAAAAAGGTGTTACTGCTCTTGCTTATGAGACTGTAGAAGTAAACCGCACATTACCGCTTCTTACACCTATGAGTGAAGTTGCGGGAAGAATGTCTGCTCAGATTGGAGCCCAATTCCTTGAAAAGCCAAAAGGCGGAATGGGAATCCTTCTCTCCGGTGTTCCAGGAGTAAAACGTGGCAAAGTTACGGTAATCGGAGGCGGGGTTGTAGGAACTAATGCAGCAAAAATCGCTATGGGTCTTGGTGCAGACGTAACGATTGTCGACCTTAGTCCAGAAAGACTTCGTCAGCTTGATGATATATTCGGAAACGAAATTAACACATTAATGAGTAACCCTCTTAACATCGCTGAAGCTGTAAAAGAATCCGACCTTGTTATCGGAGCAGTTCTTATCCCTGGTGCTAAAGCGCCTAAGCTGGTAACAGAAGAAATGGTGAAGGAAATGAAGCCAGGGTCTGTCGTTGTTGATGTGGCAATCGACCAGGGCGGAATTTTTGAGACAGTTGACCGAATTACAACTCATGATGCACCAACATATGAAAAACATGGGGTTGTTCATTATGCTGTTGCTAATATGCCTGGCGCTGTGCCGAGAACGTCCACAATCGCACTGACTAACGTAACGATCCAATATGCCCTGCAGATCGCTGGAAAAGGTGTAAGGCAGGCAATTGAAGATAACCCGGCGTTAAAGCTTGGCGTTAATACGGTAAATGGCGAAATCACATATAAAACAGTTGCAAGAGATCTTGGATATGAATATGTAACTGTGGAAGAAGCTTTTAATAAAGAAACAGCTTCCGTTTAAAAAGAAATCCTCCTGCTGAATGAGCAGGAGGATTTTTATTAACTAGTTTAACTAGGTCTTATATATTAAAAAAAGTAAATTAGAGAACATTTGTTCGTGTTTGTGTTATAATAAAACAAGCAATAGGGCAGATGTCTCGAGGGTGGCGGCGCACTCCCGCATGAAAGAAAGGGGGTGAGGCCTTTGGCAGTGTTCGAAGCATTGGCGCTAATGATTATGTTCGCAACACTCATAGTCACTTTACTTGAATTTAAGCATAAAAAATAATCCACCCTTGAGCTAACCGCCCAGGTGGATTATATGTGTTCACAGCTGTCCCCCTGCTTGAAGGCAGCCTATTGCAGAACCGCTGGTGTGTCCGGCACCAGCGGTTTTTTCTCTGATTCTATATCATTAGTATACTTAATGGACAGTTTCATTTCAATACAGAGTTAATCAGCTGCTGTTTCGCAAAGCTTCACCTTACAGAGGATTCCCCATTTTGTGGGCCATAAATAATTCTTCTTCTGCCGTACCCTCCGTTTGATCTGCTCCCTGTGTTTACCTTGTTTTTCAGTTGTTTTACAACTCTGTGCCCTTTCGGTGCCGGCAAAGTCTTACCGATCAGGTACGGGGTATACTTCCAATCCGATAGAAGTCTTGAAATAAAGATTGGTGCAGCCACCCCGATACAGAAAGTAAAGGCAAAATATATAATAGGATGCATGAATTTAATGAAGGGCAGATTATACAGAAAGATATTATGCAGAAGGTAAATATTAAACGAATATTTGTTTATTGTCATAATAAAACCAGGTACTGTCTTCCGGTAAGATGCCAGGATAAATATAACTCCAATCATTCCGGTGGTATAAAGCAGTATATCAATTCGCTTTGAGGAAACCACTGTCAGAATATCTGTTCTTACCAATGCAATCAGAAGCAGCATTGATACTGCGGGAAGTGCGAAAAATAGTTTCTTTTTACGATGAAGCAAAGCGAGAAACTCCTCATAATTCCGGCCGGCATAATAACCGAGAGTAAAATAAAAAATCCACCCGGTAAACGGCAGCCAGTGGGCACTACGCCAAATTTGATCTGCGAAAATGATATTTGCTGGTTCAGAAAAGTTGAAAAAAGCAAGGTAGGCTCCATTAATCAGAAGTGCAGCTGGCAGGACTATTTTGGCTGGCCAGGTTCGCAATTTTTTATGCAGCAGCACATGGAGCAGATAAAATTGGAATATTATGAGGACAAAATATCCGGTAAAACCAGCAAGAAACCAATTGTTAAGCATCCGTTCTGCCGTTTCGCTCCAAGTGTTACCAAGCATGACAGCATAGACGACGGCCATAAACAGAAAAGGAACGAGCAGGAACTGGACCCGTTTCTTAAAAAACCCCTTTGGAACTCCAGCGGGGTATGACCGGGAAAGAAGCAGTTCCGAAATAAATACAAAGGCAGGTGTACCGAAAAACGCGAGGAACCTTAGCAGAATCAGTATATATTCGCTAAAAGTACCGATTCTTTGTTCATAGTGGCCGAGAGTCGTATAAACAGCATGCACGGTGACTACTGCTAAGCATGCCAATGCTCTGAGCCAGAAAATCTCTTTTATAATTTTTTTGTTCAACTGGAACACTCCTTGATACGTATAAAACTGTATGTATGTAAGGGGGGCTTACGTAAAAAACGTTCGCCAATTTTCACTCTTTTACTTCTGTTTATTTTCAATTAGGTAAAAAATACCCGGCGTTTTTACAGAACAGACATTGTTAAAGCGCAGCATTTTTCCGCTTACCTTTTCCCGGGACGAGACAGGTTTAAAACTCGTTTCGTTGCATGCAAAAAAAGATAGTGATAAGTAATGGAAAACAAAGGAGAATAAAAGGTATTATCAGGACTTATGTCCAGTTGCCAACAAAAAGTTCAAAAAGAGTAGTTTTTACTTTTATTAGGTCTCAATCTAGTGGAGTATTTGACCGTCGTCCTCCTGATCGTCGTTATTTCGAGTTGTACCTATACCTTCTTCGGCTGCTTTCAGCCTGAATTTTTCATATAAATACAGCCCAACCATTTCATGTTTTTCCTTTTCACTTAAACCAGAAATAAAACCAACAAGGTCTTTCTGGCTGAAATCCTGCATCACCCCTTCGATAATGATGATGGCATCTTCTTCATCGCCTGTTAAATGATTTTTGTAAAGATCGTAAAGGTCCTCTATAAATTTCATTGCCTCATCCCCTCTTGAGAAGTTACCAATAGAATGGTTTTATTAATATTTTTTATACGAGTAAAGAATAATTCAAAGGTTCCTAACGTTTTCTTTTTTGTTCTGCAGGGAATCAATCCATTAGAGCGGCTGCTTAGATACTGGAGTATAAAAGCCAGCTTGTGATTGAATTACATACCTGTGTGAGATATATAAAGGAAGGTGCAAAACATATGGAAGACAGAACGAAAATTAAAAAGAGGAAAAGAAGAAAAGGGACCGTCATACGAGTGACAGGGGTCTTTTTCTTATTAGGGGCGATTGGTGTATGGATGGCAGTCAGCCATTATATGAGTGAGTCTGAGGCTCTTGATTTAAGCGAACTCGAAGATCCTCTCCCGGAGCCAACGGAAATTTATGATGCGAATGGTGAGGTGATTACAGAGCTGCAGGCACATAACTTCACTTCGGTACAATTATCCGAAATACCCGAGATAATGATCGAAGCTGTAATAGCTGTGGAGGATGAACGTTTTTATGAACATTCAGGTTTTGATTACCGGGCGATTGGACGATCCGCCTGGAGGAACATCAAGGCAGGGGGCATATCTGAAGGGGGCAGTACGATAACCCAGCAGCTTGCTAAGAACCTGTACTTTTCCGCAGAACGTACTTTTGACCGGAAAATTCGTGAAGTGTTTGCTGCAAACAGAATTGAGAACGAGTTCGATAAAGATGTCATTATGGAATTATATTTAAATCAAATTTATTTTGGCGAAGGAACTTGGGGAGTGCAAGATGCTGCTCAAAAGTATTTTGGTAAGGATATCCAGGATATTGAATTGGAAGAAGCTGCCCTTCTCGCAGGCCTTCCACGTTCTCCTACTTTCTATTCCCCCTTCCAAAATGAAGAACAGTCAAAAGAAAGGCGTAATCTTGTTTTATCAATGATGTATGATCAAGGTTATATTGATGAAAACGAGTTTGAGGAAGCAGTAGAAGAACCAATTGTGTTAACGGAAGAAACAGAGGAAGGCCCAGGGAACAATTATCCGGCTTACATAGAGTTTGTTCTTGATGAAGCTGTTCGTGTTCATGGGCTGACAGAGGCAGAAATATATGAAGAAGGAATGCAGATTCATACCCAAATGGATCCACAGGTGCAGCAGGCTATTGAGGATGCACTCGAAAATGAAGAGCTTTTTCCGGAAAATGAAGGAGAGGATATCGTTCAAAGCGCTTCTGTAGTTGTTGATCCGGAAACTGGAGGAATTAAAGGTTTAAAAGGATACAGAGGGGAATATGTAGCCAGAGGTTTTAATCGCGCGTCACAGCTGCGCCGCAGTCCTGGCTCTACAATTAAACCTTTATCTGTTTTTGCTCCGGCAATGGAAGAAGGCTTCAGTCCTGAAGACGAACTCGAAGATGAAGAGATGGAATTTGGAGATAACGAATATACACCCACAAATAATGATAACGAGTTCGTTGGTGAATTGACTGTCAGGGAAGCTCTCGTGACTTCAAGGAATGTACCGGCTGTGGCGCTCCTTGATGAAATTGGGGTTGAAAAAGGCTATGAGTTTTTAAAACAGGCAAAACTGCCCGTTGAAGATGACGAAAAGCACAATTTAAGTATAGCACTGGGTGGCCTTACTAACGGAGCCTCTCCACTGGAAATGGCCCAGGCGTATACGACTTTTCCAAATGAGGGTAATATGACTGAAGCATTTGCAATAACAAAAATCACTGACCGTAACGGTGATGTAATAGTTGAGAGAGAAACAAATGAAGTGGAAATGATGGAACCAGTTAACGCCTATGCTGTTACAGATATGCTTATAGACGCAGTGGAGGATGGCACTGGTTTCAGAGCGAAGATCGATGGTTGGGAAGTTGCCGGAAAAACGGGAACAGCTCAACTCCCGGACACCGAAGCATTTGAAGATGTGGATGGGGTTCACGATGCATGGTTTGTAGGATACACACCAGAGTTAGTCGCATCTGTCTGGATTGGCTACGACAATCCAGGAGGGGATAATGTGCTTGATACATTCGGCGGCAACCACCCTGCAATGGTTTTCCAATCCATTATGGAAGATTCGCTTGAAGGAATTTCCGAATCAGCGTTTGATATACCAGATGGGTATGAGGAAAGAATTGAAGTAGAAGATGATGAAGATGACGATGATAACGGTGAGGATGGTAACGGAGAAGACGGAGCTCATGAAGATAATGATGATAATAACGATGCCGATGAGGCTTCGCCTGACAATGAAGAAAACGGCGGCGACAGCAACGAAAGCAACGATAACGATGACAACAATGATAACAGCGCCAACTCTCAGGACGATGCAGCTAACAATAACAATAATAACGATGATTCCTCCTCTGAAGAAAATACACAGGATGAGAACTCATCTTCTGAAAACAATGGTTCTACAGATGATAATGAGGGCAATTCCTCAAATGAAAACAGTAATGAGGAAGACAACAGCCATAATGGAAGCTCGAATAACGGAAACAATTCAGGGAATAACAGTAATAACAATTCAGACCAAAACAACAATTCGGAAAACAATAATGATACTAATAATTCAGGTGGAGACAATAATTCAGCAAATAACGAAAATAATTCATCTGATGAAAACAACAACTCCGGAAATAACAATAATGGCAGTTCTTCAGATAACAATGGGAATGAATCGAGCTCCAATACAGATAATAATGGAAATGGGAACAACGAGGAGACTACTGAAGGCAATAACTCCGGGAACGAGGGTAATGCTTCCGGAGAAGTGAACGGAGAAACAGATAATAATGCCGCAAATAATAACAACGGCAGTGGAAATTCGGGCTCAGAGGAAACAGATACCTCAGCCGATGAAAATGACAACTCCGGCGAAGAAAATAACGGCAATAACAGCAATAACAATTATGAAGCCAATAATAATAACAACGGAGGCAATTCTGAGAGTAACAATAATAATAACTAATCTAATCTTCTTAATCGCATTATATCTTTAAATAGGAAGGCCCTATTTTCCAGACTCCTTCGAAGAGTTTACAGATGAGATGAAGGAAGCTGCCAAATTATTTTTCAAAAATAATAAATTTGAAGGAAAAACTACTTCGTCTGGCGAAATATAATATAATAACAAGGGAGGAGTGCCTTTGGGCTCCTTCCTTAAATTTTGTCTTCTGCATAGATGCTGCCTGCAGATAGGTCGATTGTGGAATACATAAACCTAAAAAAACATAAAGGTGAGATGAAAATGAGAGATGTGTTAAAAGATTTAACTGAATTAT
Protein-coding regions in this window:
- a CDS encoding MOSC domain-containing protein codes for the protein MTGELKSIWVKRMKGGPMDPAEKAELVENRGIVNNADQGRKRQVTIIEEEVWNELMEKLGGSLDPSARRANLLVSGVALKNSRGKTLKVGECEIEIYGETKPCEQMDEALPGLKDAMFPDWKGGAFGIVKNDGAIQVGDSVVLIEK
- a CDS encoding sodium:alanine symporter family protein codes for the protein MDILPILDTINSYLWGTPSLVLLFGTGLLLTVMLKGLQFSKLLYAFKLGFTKEGNAKAGDEGDVSNFKALMTALAGTIGNGNIAGVATAIAIGGPGAMFWMWIVGLLGMATKYSEALLAMKYRVKNANGEYSSGPMYYVERGLGRKFKWLAVAFALFGAFAALGIGNSVQSNTIAGVMETSFGINNITTAIILSLLAGLIIFGGLKRISTVAGVFVPVMAILYIGGSLLILGINYDQIIPAFQMIFYYAFNPVAATGGFVGVLVAEAIRNGVARGIFSNEAGLGTAALIAGNAKTDHPVKQALVAMTGTFIVTIVVCTMTGLVLIISGFWDPTGGLISGVEHPAHLEGGALTGAAFASVLGMVGEYIVAFSIIFFGFSTIVGWYVYGEKCFEYLVGTKGIFGYRAVYIFACGVGAVANLTTVWAFADMANALMMIPNLIALILLSKVVVRETNDYFENHYKAAKGAEKAAG
- a CDS encoding helix-turn-helix domain-containing protein; this encodes MEENPFWGSGNLENLADNLRDMLHCPVTIEDVNHRLLSYSSHDSHTDTARINTIIQRRVPEKVINRLWQEGIILKLMQSGEPLRINGIEDIGLGNRVAVSIRKNNEVIGYIWVVDEEAKLSDEQLNLLKMAADSARSELMQIHARKKKKQEGYQDFLWQLLSGHFTTHEAVEEKFRQLNLEIPASYAAVVFKFKEDISNKIEQRIGYIFKMNQHVKVSFFVVVQREIILIVSPYMNNQALSEKEVSGFIRFFKEEMMEKFNAQDILGASGSVYEELNKAVKSYQETQEVIRLSERFPSELKGVSSYPELGILRYLDVIFEKKIKEGYEHPAIEKLVKYDKQNKTNLLETLEVFINNDSNVNDAAKVLHVHMNTLNYRIKRIAAIADINLKNTNEKMSLYLDMKLRRLEESTRL
- the ald gene encoding alanine dehydrogenase, with product MLIGVPKEIKNNENRVAITPAGVVAFVKAGHEVIVETTAGIGSGFTDEDYQEAGAKIGASAAEAWAAEMVMKVKEPLASEYDYFREGLILFTYLHLAAEPELAEALTKKGVTALAYETVEVNRTLPLLTPMSEVAGRMSAQIGAQFLEKPKGGMGILLSGVPGVKRGKVTVIGGGVVGTNAAKIAMGLGADVTIVDLSPERLRQLDDIFGNEINTLMSNPLNIAEAVKESDLVIGAVLIPGAKAPKLVTEEMVKEMKPGSVVVDVAIDQGGIFETVDRITTHDAPTYEKHGVVHYAVANMPGAVPRTSTIALTNVTIQYALQIAGKGVRQAIEDNPALKLGVNTVNGEITYKTVARDLGYEYVTVEEAFNKETASV
- a CDS encoding putative holin-like toxin, which codes for MFEALALMIMFATLIVTLLEFKHKK
- a CDS encoding acyltransferase family protein, producing the protein MNKKIIKEIFWLRALACLAVVTVHAVYTTLGHYEQRIGTFSEYILILLRFLAFFGTPAFVFISELLLSRSYPAGVPKGFFKKRVQFLLVPFLFMAVVYAVMLGNTWSETAERMLNNWFLAGFTGYFVLIIFQFYLLHVLLHKKLRTWPAKIVLPAALLINGAYLAFFNFSEPANIIFADQIWRSAHWLPFTGWIFYFTLGYYAGRNYEEFLALLHRKKKLFFALPAVSMLLLIALVRTDILTVVSSKRIDILLYTTGMIGVIFILASYRKTVPGFIMTINKYSFNIYLLHNIFLYNLPFIKFMHPIIYFAFTFCIGVAAPIFISRLLSDWKYTPYLIGKTLPAPKGHRVVKQLKNKVNTGSRSNGGYGRRRIIYGPQNGESSVR
- a CDS encoding DUF6154 family protein, giving the protein MKFIEDLYDLYKNHLTGDEEDAIIIIEGVMQDFSQKDLVGFISGLSEKEKHEMVGLYLYEKFRLKAAEEGIGTTRNNDDQEDDGQILH
- a CDS encoding transglycosylase domain-containing protein, yielding MEDRTKIKKRKRRKGTVIRVTGVFFLLGAIGVWMAVSHYMSESEALDLSELEDPLPEPTEIYDANGEVITELQAHNFTSVQLSEIPEIMIEAVIAVEDERFYEHSGFDYRAIGRSAWRNIKAGGISEGGSTITQQLAKNLYFSAERTFDRKIREVFAANRIENEFDKDVIMELYLNQIYFGEGTWGVQDAAQKYFGKDIQDIELEEAALLAGLPRSPTFYSPFQNEEQSKERRNLVLSMMYDQGYIDENEFEEAVEEPIVLTEETEEGPGNNYPAYIEFVLDEAVRVHGLTEAEIYEEGMQIHTQMDPQVQQAIEDALENEELFPENEGEDIVQSASVVVDPETGGIKGLKGYRGEYVARGFNRASQLRRSPGSTIKPLSVFAPAMEEGFSPEDELEDEEMEFGDNEYTPTNNDNEFVGELTVREALVTSRNVPAVALLDEIGVEKGYEFLKQAKLPVEDDEKHNLSIALGGLTNGASPLEMAQAYTTFPNEGNMTEAFAITKITDRNGDVIVERETNEVEMMEPVNAYAVTDMLIDAVEDGTGFRAKIDGWEVAGKTGTAQLPDTEAFEDVDGVHDAWFVGYTPELVASVWIGYDNPGGDNVLDTFGGNHPAMVFQSIMEDSLEGISESAFDIPDGYEERIEVEDDEDDDDNGEDGNGEDGAHEDNDDNNDADEASPDNEENGGDSNESNDNDDNNDNSANSQDDAANNNNNNDDSSSEENTQDENSSSENNGSTDDNEGNSSNENSNEEDNSHNGSSNNGNNSGNNSNNNSDQNNNSENNNDTNNSGGDNNSANNENNSSDENNNSGNNNNGSSSDNNGNESSSNTDNNGNGNNEETTEGNNSGNEGNASGEVNGETDNNAANNNNGSGNSGSEETDTSADENDNSGEENNGNNSNNNYEANNNNNGGNSESNNNNN